GGCGCTGTTAGCACGTAGCTCCAACGTGCTAACGCTCTCCGTGGATAAGGTCCAACGAAACGTGCCCTTCATAATGGAGACCGTCGAGCTCACTCGCGAGGTTGTCCTCCGTTACCTCTCGCTCATTTTTTGCAGCCTCGACAGGGTGCTCCGGTCGCGGCACATGCTTAGCGTGAAGCTAGACGAGATGGGCTTGGAACACCGGATCAAGAGGCCGCTTTTGTTGACCAGGGTTGTGAGGATGAAGGAGTCGCGGTTCTTGAAGGTGTTGGTGAAGTGAATTGCCACCCAGAGGATGGAATCATCAGTTTAAACCCCGAACCCTAATCCTACCGATTTAAATCCCAGCCCAGCCTAGCCAAGAATTCATTGTGGGCCCATTTTGGCTTTCTTCACCGCATCGTGCTACTCCCAAGAGCTGACCGAATCACCTCCCGAAAGTTTTCTCGGGTGATATGGCCTTCCAACATCGAGTTGTGTGGTCAAGCCCTGAAGGTGTTCAACGATGCATCGGTCTCACGTCTGCGTACACACCATGCGAAATTTGGCACTAATGTGTCCATGTTGCACGTGATTTGCACGTGCCCATATTCTCTCAAATACATTACAATggaaattttaattttcataatttTATAGATGAATAAATAGATTAAAttgttcgatatatatatatatatatatatatatatatatatatatatatatatatatataaaagccaagcaaaataaaataaattaaatattttgttaAATCATGCTAAATTTTGTTATACATCAAATATATTTTGTTAAAGCATGATGTAAAATTGTTTGACGACACAAATCCAACGAAAGGAAGTTGAcagtataaaaaaaaaactagctCATGAACAGAGAGTATCTTTTGAAGCATCGTAGTTAAATGGCAGTTATGCAAACAACAACAGCAAGGCAAATCCCATCTCTTTATGTGTTCACGACATTCATCCACATTGACATGACTCCTCGTCCACCTCCAGCGATCTCTTGCAATACTTGGCAACTCTTGTCACTGCGCTGCGTGGTCCTCCCCGGCCGACGGCATCGCGGCCACCGGCGCCGGCTTGGTGCTTCCCTCCTCGGTCGACGCTGGGGCCTTCGACTTGGCCGCTCTGTTTTTCTTTCGGTGTGACTGCTTGGGAATAGCCGGCATGTCCTGCGCCGGCGAGTCGGACGGGCCGGCTGCGTCCTTCTTGCGTGGCTTCCTGCCACGCCTCGATCCGTCGGCGGAGTCGCGACTGGGGGAGTCGCTGGGCAGGCTTCCATCCGACTGATGCCGTCTTGAATGCCTTGGCTTGGTGGATGCAGGAGCCACGTCGGGGGAGTCGGGCGAGGGTTCGGCCGATGCAGCGCTGAGCCTGGAAGGCTCCGGGGTTTGCCGAGCCGGGGAGTCTTCGATGCCTCCTCCTCGAGagaattctgacatcaccaagtgAGACATATGACTTGCGGCGAGCACGCTATTCAAGCATGCATGCAGAGCAGAGAAAAGACGAGATTTCACGACCGGTCTTTGATGCAGTAATGGTGCTTTTTCTAGGCGGGGCTTGAATTGGATGGCACGAATGATTCGGATGCGCTAAGAAACTAGTGAGACAGAAGAAGAAATCTGACCTTGAGAACcccatgagtttgatggggggctTTCCCTGCCATCTGCACCGAATGAGGAGCTGAGCGGTGCTGAATGGTAATCCTTCATCTGCTATCAATTCAAATGGAAACATCAACTGTAAGAAACAAATAAACAAACACGCTCAGTGCATCAAAAATTCTAGTTGTGGCCGATGAAAGGGTACCCAGCTCGGGGAACCAACGCTCGGTCCGTCCCATCCGATGTGTGCCACATGCTTGACATCAGTTGGAAACCCAATCTGCATCTCAGGCTCCTTGTTATCTGTGGTGAAGAAGATTTCGCTCAGATGAAAGGATGTATgacatcagaaaaaaaaaaaggatcacagGGATGATGAAGAAGCGCGTCGGCATACCGAAGATTTGAGAGATGTACCGCAGGGGCTTTAACATGCCCTTCTTCATCTTTGTGCCCATTGTATACAGAGACTCTATGGGGCACTGTCAGCTCCTGTGCCCTTGAACAATGACCAAGAAACACAACTCATATCATAATGCATGAGTTAGGGACGCGATTGCAGAGAGCCATTCATGATCGGAAGGATTGGGGACAGAGAAATATGAACAGATTAACATATGATCAATTCGAAAGCCAATcgtggaaagaaagaaagaaagaatgatCTAAATCAAATCAAACACGAAGGAATGGGTCCTAAAGAGAACCAGGACATCAGATTCTCCGAAACAAATGGCAACCTGATGGAAGCAGAAGCTACCATACCTGGGGGAATCAATGAAGAGACAGAGGGCACTTGCAACTCCAGATACTCCAACCTGATGAGAACTTCCTCATTGCCGCCTGAGAGGACCAGGCAAGAACACAAACCCCTTCCAAGGCAGCTTTGAGTTCGAATTCGCTAGGggcaagaggaggaggactccGAATGAATTGCTCAGGACGAGAAACAAGTAGAGGGAGGAAGGGGAGGAGATGACGGATTGGAATGTGGTGGCATCGCCAAAATGGGAGCCATCTCCGGTTCCTCCTCAAGGTGACGCGTTGTTGGCCGTTGGAGACACCTCCAAATGGGAACGCGACCGATCGCGGTGGCCGTGAAATTTTAGTCAACGATAGGAAGAGGCCTTTGAATACCAATCTATCATTAGCGAGGGGCGcgcgcgcgctctctctctctctctctctctctcttattattattattattattattattattattattattatcatcatcatcatcatcatcatctaccccacagtctctctccctctctcccccccttcttttcataaaataaaaagagCAACCACCTTTCAGATTACTGATTTTAATAACTATGACTCTAAATTTATGTTTAGCATATGCATTAATCAATTACTAAATACTTAGAGATATATTTAATGGAAAAATATATCATTGTAGCTGATATTTTGTTAGCTATTGTAAGTTGACTCTCCTTTGGAACTTTAATGTATATTAATAATATCCTATAAAATCTCATTTTGATGCTAAcatattaaagatattttatagtTTTGTATATTTCTTCGACTCGAATAAACTAATGTTAACCATGATTAAAATGATTATTCTGGATTTTGTGGATGGATGCTAACGGTAGTGGCATATCTAGCGAATTTTAATATATAACGGAGTAGATACAGATACAATCtatattaagatatatatatatatatatatatatatatatatatatatatatatatatatatatatatatatatacacatacatatatacatatatatatacacatacatatatatatatatatatatatatatatatatatatatatatatatatataaaaacatatatacatatatatatacacatacatatacatatatatatacacatacatatatatatatatatatatatatatatatatatatatatatacacatacatatatatatatttatatacacatatatatacacatacatatatatatatatacacatatatatacacatacacatatatatatatatatatacacatatatatacatatatatatacacatatatatacatatatatatacacatatatatatatatatatatatatatatatatatatatatatatatatatatatatatcactattGTTAATTCTTTGTCAACTAATTGGAAGTTGTCTGTTAGGTTTGCATTCGGTCTTACATACCAACATAAATTAACTACGTAATCTGttctttcaataaaaaaaaaaaaaattaaacaagtcAATCACCTTGATAGCTCCATATACTTGGTACAAATGATCGATTTGCATAATACACAATCCAAGAACATGAGATCTAATACTCGCCTGGTACATTCTGGTCTCCAGATTTCAAATTTGATATAGGCGGCACACCCGAACAATGCTAATAATAACATGTAGCACATAACAAATAGCTACATGCAGTAATGCCGATATGATATTGAAAGGATGAAACTGTTTCCATTGTAGTGATGGTAGAGTATCGCGATAAGAAAGCAAGCTAGCTTAGTCCTCACATCATCATGAAGCCTTCATATCATCGAGACCAACGCTAACCTGTAGAGAGACAAAAAGCAATAAGGCAATAAGCTTCTCACTTGTGGAAAATTTACACAGGCCATGAAAACTGAGTACAGTATTCTTACTAGGAATTTGTGGTTCTCTGCTAGAAAAGGCGCAAATGTTATGCAGAATTTCTCCATGTCAGCATTGATCTCACCCGATCCTCCAATAACCTCCATGAATTTCTTTCTATCGGGAGCAAGTTTCATAGCAATCTGCAACCAGTTTCACAGAGTTGGATAGTGAAAATTTATATGTTGTCTAGACTTGAATGGACTAAATTTTTGCAATTTAAAAGAAGAGGGCAAGCTTGCAGATTCTAAGAGAGATATTTACACAAATTCTACAAAAGCACAAAATCATATAAGTACCATGTCAGTCGTTAGAAGGGAATGTCAAGTAGGTCCCAACTGCAAAAATCATGACTATCTAATAATAGCTGCTAATGAAACTAAGAAAGAGCATCAATAAGCATCATCCATTTGGATCATGGTATTTCTCTCTGAATTTTTAAAGATGGAtggatcaataaaaaaaaaaaaaggatagcaTATTTATCTGATAGATGAACTGCTTTATCGTTGCAAGTGTCAAGTGATAAAACATCGTTTATGTCAGATTTCTTGTTCATTTAATAGATGAGTTGCTTCAGACCTAGAGATGTTAAGAAATAAATACCATGTATGAACAGCATATATTACCGAGACAGTAGAACTGGCAAGCCAACCATGCCATTTTTTTAAGGTCTTGCTGTAGGAATCAGTGCAGACTTGCGACATTGTCCAGTCTGCATACTCTAGCAAATTCCGGAATAGTTCCACCAGGAAGTCCATTGCTCTGAAAAACAAACACATAATTGAAGCATATATTTGCCTGGTGATTTTACTGCACTAGATCGGCTAAGCTAAACTCAGATGGCTCTGCTGGAGAGCCACATTGATGACAACTAATTTATCATGATCTGTAACAAGAATGCTTACATACATCTCCAGATGCCTCACGAAAAAGTTGGTTACACATCAGATGATACGCTAAACAGAACGTTCTATATTTGTGAAAGCATGTCTTTTTTATTTAGATATGCAAAAAATGCAAGCAGAAACCATGACATGTAGTTACTGTTGGCTTTGTTTATGCAAAGTGTATAGAATGCCATCAAGAATGAAGGATTTATTTGATTGCTAAATTCATCAAGATGCATATACCTGTCTCAAGATTACATACACAATAATCAAAAACAAAACACCCAACACTACAAGAATTAAGGAAAGGATATCCAGATCAAGTAGTCGAGAATGATAAAAATCAACATTTGTGGATTTCTGCTTGAGTCATGTGAGATGAAATTCTCATACGTTTATCAGTAGTTTCTTGGATTATAGATCGAATATCTCATCTAAAGGTTCAAGCAATTGTGGGTGCACTAGTAACAATGTTCATCCTCAAATGAACATAATATAATATTCAGGGGGAACACAGTAACTTGCTCGTTagttcaagcaattgaaaactttTCCTAGTGCTTATTACTTTCCATTGTTAACAGCTTTAAATAATCTTATCAGTTCAGCAAAATTCTCACTACTATATTCCCACATGCATACACATATGTAGGATGGGATTTCACACAGTAGTTTAATATCATTGAGAACTTCTAAAGCTTACTGAAAATGAACCAAAAAACAGACCTTGTTAACCATAGAAGCCCATTGCTACAGCTCGAAGAGCCTGTTGCTGTCTTAGATTCAACTTCAACTTGTACCATACTGTATAAATATTCATACTTCGATGGATCAGAATTATATTTAGTTTCCAGCCTCTGCAAATTAAAATGGTGAATATATACATAAGTGATACAAAACAAAAAGAATGTTAAATGAAGTTGCATTGTTTAGTTAAATTATAAAGCTTGAGTAGACCAACTGGTCATTGCCAAACAAATAATATAATTGTGGAAAAGAGAAGTGGACCTCAAAAGTGTAACATTACCCATTTATGTAAACGTAGGTTACAATATCCTGAAGAGCTTTATCTATTAGTAGGTAACAATAAAATGCAAGTTTCTTACCGTTATGTTACCCCCTATATCAGACTTGACAATAGCCATGGCGGCTCCAAACTTATCTGGTAACATCAAAGTGGAGATCACAAGCAATATCATGGAGATATATATTGTAAGATGAACACATGCAGTTTCAATGATGAAAAAGATAATGTGAGGAAGAAATATCAATCCATGTTTCTGGTAAGCAAAAAAATCCATATAAAGGATCCAAAAAGTCAATCAGGCATcagttcataaaatattttatccagACAAAGTTAGTGGAAGTGATAGAATTGGAGAAAATGATGTATATGACTACAAAATATATTAGATAGAAAAGATCACAATGTTAATGACCAAAAGAACAACTACAAATCCCCACAGGAGAGTATATTGCACAAATAGACTTAACACAACATAAGATAAATGTGATATTTTCCAATAAACTATTAAACATCCTACTGacatttttcatgcaataatcTTGTGATAAAGCCTCTTTGCACGCACCGAGGAATTAGACTTAGTAAACTATAAGTAAGACATTTCTAAGTCAGTCTAAAATGTATGTACCAAGAAGATTTCTTTCAAGAACCAGACAAGGCAAGTGCAAAGGGCTCCACTGAAACTTCCCCCTCAGGAAATAGAGAAAGAAGAGTAAGCCAAGTACCTAAAACCGGCAGGATGTTCTTGCACACGTCAAGGAAAGGCTTCGTAAGAATTTCTCCGTTCTCTGACTTGACATGCTTCATTCCTTCCAATGAGGGAGTGAACACGGTCCCCTCCATCTCGATTCTCTGATCCTTGAACCTAAAATCACATCAAAACCAGATCTTTCTCAAGATTAGACTGCGCGATCGGTACAAACAAGAAGGACAAATTCCATTTCCATGGCAGATCTTAGAAGATCCAGCCCCAAAACATTATTACGGCACCATTCTGGATCTCGAATCTTGTTAGGAAGCGATGACTCTACGAGTTGTAATCTAATGCACAAGTTAAAGTTATAATAAACCGATCTCCGACCAACCAAACTAGTTGATCTTTCTAAAAGAATCGCCTTCGTGTTTCATGGCTTCAGATCGTAAAGAAAAAGGAGATGTTTATAAGATCCAATCTTTCTTCCTAAAATCAACAGAGCTGTAAGCAAAACAAGAGCTTTTCAGGTGATCTGATCGGGAACTAACCGTCTTCAACACAAGTTCTCCGACTGACTGGTCTCTCTCCCCTTGTTCAGGACTGTCAGATCAAAGCGAACGGAATGGGGTGTGCAATCGTGGAGGTCGCGAATCAGAACGATCGGAATATATAGAGATATCAGTGGCTCCCGATCTGGGGAATTCGTCGAAGAGCGAATTGGCGGATAGCTGTATTGGGATTCAGGGAGATGAACGGCAAAGAGGGCCGGCCAAGAATCAAAGACTCTTCACGACCGACGCAGAGAGGGAgacttgtgacgaaaagtttgtcGGGAGGGAGGATAATACGTACGAGAGGGAAGGGACCCTTTCTACCCGTTTCTTGATTACCAATTACCAGACGATAATCGAAGACTGAAGTGGTGGGGTCCGCCTGAGCCCCCACCAGTAATCTCCAACGACAACAGTACAAGTAGGTAACTCCGGCTCCCGTTTTACGGTATGAAACTAAGTACGGGCGGTCCAACTCACcgttataattttaataaaataaaagaataaataaataaaaagtcatttttcgaaaaaaaaaaaatcctaagccggagattttttttttacgtAGGATTCTaaccttaaaaaaaatttcaaataattttttttaatcctaATCTTTTTTAGAATGCCTCCTAAGATTTGACCA
This Musa acuminata AAA Group cultivar baxijiao chromosome BXJ1-2, Cavendish_Baxijiao_AAA, whole genome shotgun sequence DNA region includes the following protein-coding sequences:
- the LOC135586384 gene encoding CRIB domain-containing protein RIC10-like isoform X2, with protein sequence MGTKMKKGMLKPLRYISQIFDNKEPEMQIGFPTDVKHVAHIGWDGPSVGSPSWMKDYHSAPLSSSFGADGRESPPSNSWGSQEFSRGGGIEDSPARQTPEPSRLSAASAEPSPDSPDVAPASTKPRHSRRHQSDGSLPSDSPSRDSADGSRRGRKPRKKDAAGPSDSPAQDMPAIPKQSHRKKNRAAKSKAPASTEEGSTKPAPVAAMPSAGEDHAAQ
- the LOC135586384 gene encoding CRIB domain-containing protein RIC10-like isoform X1 — protein: MGTKMKKGMLKPLRYISQIFDNKEPEMQIGFPTDVKHVAHIGWDGPSVGSPSWQMKDYHSAPLSSSFGADGRESPPSNSWGSQEFSRGGGIEDSPARQTPEPSRLSAASAEPSPDSPDVAPASTKPRHSRRHQSDGSLPSDSPSRDSADGSRRGRKPRKKDAAGPSDSPAQDMPAIPKQSHRKKNRAAKSKAPASTEEGSTKPAPVAAMPSAGEDHAAQ
- the LOC103974242 gene encoding glycolipid transfer protein 1; amino-acid sequence: MEGTVFTPSLEGMKHVKSENGEILTKPFLDVCKNILPVLDKFGAAMAIVKSDIGGNITRLETKYNSDPSKYEYLYSMVQVEVESKTATGSSSCSNGLLWLTRAMDFLVELFRNLLEYADWTMSQVCTDSYSKTLKKWHGWLASSTVSIAMKLAPDRKKFMEVIGGSGEINADMEKFCITFAPFLAENHKFLVSVGLDDMKAS